Proteins encoded in a region of the Apostichopus japonicus isolate 1M-3 chromosome 19, ASM3797524v1, whole genome shotgun sequence genome:
- the LOC139960699 gene encoding uncharacterized protein: MSKRLFAAIRSFRYQQVGALLKSGVDVDVKNTKGQTGLMILCTMSDVDPSKRLQMFRYLVKRNAEPLAVDSMDKSVFHYACEAADESVLRIILRMYSSSAVNHIGKDKHGRTAMHFAVKSGKLTTVRMIHRLFKERFISLDIPDNCGVTPLIEARRLCFEEIADFLVVTGRANPQICDTKYHLNSEEWARLATKRKRDRELAELSVKREKNLIYPRGRIKMKKIPSPIAMRQAAITSMFSDDESGKLFPNGSHIDRTKLWSPSHDQAGGRVKGYTDSQTKSDVESSISLLELSSKMKERLPHVTTFVASHIAQSQKETPQRLSTMFNAYSEQLSPSFCRGAHIPLAPDEIRSKVKNKTNDQMSSLAMLLRKGKVPSKKWNLADVQKVKQGKQTSSRKLPGKSEGSMNKLAVLPGIRVEKPTDYDITS, from the coding sequence ATGTCGAAGCGGCTTTTTGCGGCGATACGGTCATTTCGATATCAACAAGTAGGAGCTCTCTTGAAAAGCGGTGTCGACGTAGACGTCAAAAATACCAAAGGACAAACCGGATTGATGATTCTCTGTACGATGTCGGATGTCGATCCTTCAAAACGATTACAAATGTTTCGGTATTTAGTCAAACGAAATGCAGAGCCTTTGGCGGTCGATTCGATGGATAAAAGTGTATTTCACTACGCTTGCGAAGCTGCTGACGAATCCGTCCTTCGTATAATTCTACGAATGTACAGCTCAAGCGCGGTAAATCACATCGGAAAAGACAAGCACGGTCGTACCGCCATGCACTTTGCGGTAAAGAGTGGAAAGTTGACAACAGTGAGAATGATTCACAGACTTTTCAAAGAACGGTTCATCAGCCTCGATATACCGGATAACTGCGGTGTGACACCATTAATTGAAGCGAGAAGGCTCTGCTTCGAAGAGATAGCCGATTTTTTAGTGGTTACCGGTCGAGCTAATCCACAGATTTGTGATACAAAGTACCATTTAAATTCAGAGGAATGGGCCCGATTGGCCACGAAACGCAAAAGAGACCGGGAGCTTGCTGAGTTGAGTGTTAAGAGAGAGAAGAATCTTATTTACCCGCGCGGACGGATAAAAATGAAGAAGATACCAAGTCCTATTGCAATGAGACAGGCTGCAATAACTAGCATGTTCAGTGATGATGAATCTGGTAAATTATTCCCGAATGGCAGTCATATCGACCGTACGAAGTTATGGTCTCCTTCGCATGATCAAGCTGGCGGAAGGGTCAAAGGTTACACAGACAGTCAAACCAAAAGTGACGTAGAATCATCCATATCTTTGCTTGAGCTGTCGTCGAAAATGAAAGAACGACTGCCCCACGTGACAACATTTGTTGCTAGTCATATTGCGCAGTCTCAGAAAGAAACTCCTCAGCGTTTGTCGACCATGTTCAATGCGTACTCTGAACAGTTGTCGCCTTCGTTTTGCAGAGGCGCTCATATACCCTTGGCACCGGATGAgatcaggtcaaaggtcaagaataAAACAAACGATCAAATGTCCTCCTTAGCCATGTTGTTACGTAAAGGCAAAGTTCCCTCAAAGAAATGGAATTTAGCTGATGTTCAGAAAGTGAAACAAGGCAAACAGACATCAAGCCGCAAATTACCGGGAAAAAGCGAGGGAAGCATGAATAAATTAGCCGTTTTACCTGGTATTCGGGTTGAAAAACCGACAGACTATGATATTACATCATAA